A section of the Clostridium felsineum DSM 794 genome encodes:
- a CDS encoding ABC transporter ATP-binding protein, with product MSKNSTNPSKQKKGIPLKILKRLMLYVFKQYKMLFFIVILTIFISAIANVIGTLFIRKLIDNYIIPLLKSSGTNFGPLLKFVMTMAVIYYIGVISTYIFSRLMITITQGSLKKLRDEIFEHMESLPISFFDTHAHGDIMSIYTNDTDSLRQMIEQGIPQLLSGAITIIGSLISMIYLSIPLAILQVIIIFVILKVTKSIGAKSGKYFNLQQKDLGKVNGYIQEMMEGQKVVKVFCHEEESKIKFDELNDVLYNSANNANKFANILMPIMANIGYINYVLVAILGSILAIGNFWGFTLGAIASFLQLTRTFSQTTNQLAQQFNFIVMGLAGAERIFRLLDEKSETDDGYVTLINAKENEKGELVEADKHTGTWAWKHPHQDGSVTYTKLNGEVVFDDVDFGYNDKKMILHNIKLYAKQGQKVAFVGATGAGKTTITNLINRFYDIQDGKIRYDGININKIKKNDLRRSLGVVLQDPHLFTGTVADNIRYGKLDATDEEVIAAAKLANADQFIKHLPQGYDTILTGDGSNISQGQKQLLTIARAAIADPPVLILDEATSSIDTRTEAIVQDGMDKLMKGRTVFVIAHRLSTVKNSDVIMVLEQGRIIERGSHDDLISEKGKYYQLYTGAFELS from the coding sequence ATGAGTAAAAATAGTACAAACCCAAGTAAACAAAAAAAAGGTATTCCTTTAAAAATATTAAAAAGATTGATGCTTTATGTATTTAAACAATATAAGATGTTATTCTTTATAGTTATATTGACTATATTCATAAGTGCTATAGCCAATGTAATAGGTACTTTATTTATAAGAAAACTGATTGACAATTATATAATTCCACTTTTAAAGTCATCTGGTACTAATTTTGGACCACTCCTTAAGTTTGTAATGACTATGGCAGTTATTTACTATATTGGAGTTATCTCTACTTATATATTCAGTCGTTTGATGATTACAATAACTCAAGGTTCTTTAAAAAAACTAAGAGATGAAATTTTTGAGCACATGGAATCACTTCCTATTAGCTTTTTTGATACTCATGCCCACGGTGATATAATGAGTATATACACAAACGATACTGATTCTCTTAGGCAGATGATTGAACAAGGTATTCCTCAACTTTTATCTGGTGCTATTACCATTATTGGTTCATTAATTTCTATGATATATTTGAGTATCCCTCTTGCAATACTTCAAGTAATAATTATATTTGTAATACTAAAAGTAACTAAATCTATTGGTGCTAAAAGTGGAAAATACTTTAATTTGCAGCAAAAAGATTTAGGAAAAGTAAATGGATATATACAAGAAATGATGGAAGGTCAAAAGGTAGTAAAGGTATTTTGTCATGAAGAAGAATCAAAAATAAAGTTTGATGAATTAAATGATGTTCTTTATAATAGTGCCAATAATGCCAACAAATTTGCTAATATATTAATGCCTATTATGGCTAACATCGGATATATAAATTACGTTTTAGTTGCTATTTTAGGTTCAATACTTGCTATAGGAAACTTTTGGGGCTTTACTCTTGGAGCTATTGCATCATTTTTGCAGCTCACTAGAACCTTTAGCCAAACAACAAATCAATTGGCTCAACAGTTTAACTTTATAGTAATGGGACTTGCTGGAGCTGAACGTATATTTAGACTTCTTGATGAAAAATCCGAAACTGATGACGGATATGTTACCTTAATTAATGCTAAAGAAAACGAAAAAGGTGAATTAGTGGAAGCTGATAAACACACTGGCACTTGGGCATGGAAACATCCACATCAAGATGGCAGTGTAACTTACACAAAGCTTAATGGAGAAGTTGTATTTGATGATGTTGACTTCGGATATAATGACAAAAAAATGATTCTTCACAATATAAAGCTTTACGCAAAGCAAGGACAAAAAGTTGCATTTGTTGGTGCAACTGGTGCAGGAAAAACTACCATAACTAACTTAATCAACAGATTTTATGATATTCAAGATGGTAAAATCAGATATGATGGTATAAACATAAATAAAATCAAGAAAAATGATTTACGAAGATCACTTGGAGTTGTACTTCAAGATCCTCATTTATTCACAGGTACAGTTGCTGATAACATTAGATATGGTAAATTAGATGCAACTGATGAAGAAGTAATCGCTGCTGCAAAGCTTGCAAATGCAGATCAATTTATAAAACATCTTCCACAAGGATATGATACTATACTAACTGGTGATGGTTCAAATATATCCCAAGGTCAAAAACAACTTCTAACAATTGCAAGAGCTGCCATCGCTGATCCACCAGTTCTAATACTTGATGAGGCAACTTCAAGTATTGATACTAGAACAGAAGCCATTGTACAAGACGGAATGGATAAGCTTATGAAGGGAAGAACTGTTTTTGTAATAGCTCATAGACTTTCAACCGTTAAAAACTCTGATGTAATAATGGTTCTTGAACAAGGTAGAATTATTGAAAGAGGAAGTCATGATGATTTAATATCTGAGAAGGGAAAATACTATCAACTTTATACTGGTGCATTTGAATTATCCTAG
- a CDS encoding ABC transporter ATP-binding protein gives MIKKLVSYLKEFKKAAIITPIFVLGEVAMEVIIPLLMSKIIDNGVGKGNIRYVCIIGTIMIVAAFASLTCGALSGKYAAKASAGFARNLRKGMYYNIQEFSFSNIDKYSTAGLITRLTTDVTNVQNAFQMIIRMFARAPIMLISAMAMCFYINAKLSLVFLGAIIFLGICLYFIMTTVHPYFQKVFRKYDELNASVQENLTSIRAVKAYVREDHEIDKFHDASGILYKYFVKAEKVIILNAPLMQFTVYTCILLLSWLGAKMIVSKSMTTGQLMSLFTYTTNIMISLMVISMVFVMVIMAKSSAERIVEVLDEQSNLANPENPIFEVKDGAISFSNVDFGYSKDKILLENINLNINSGETIGIIGGTGSAKSTFVQLIPRLYDVTRGSITVGGIDIRKYDIETLRNEVSMVLQKNVLFSGTIKENLRWGNKNATDEELIDACRQAQAEEFIETLPDKYDTFIEEGGNNVSGGQKQRLCIARALLKKPKILILDDSTSAVDTKTDALIRKAFKETIPNTTKIIIAQRISSVEDANRIIVLNDGKIDAFDTHENLIKTNEIYREVYESQVKGADTDE, from the coding sequence ATGATAAAAAAATTAGTAAGTTACTTAAAAGAATTTAAAAAAGCCGCAATTATTACCCCTATATTTGTCTTAGGCGAAGTAGCTATGGAAGTTATTATTCCATTATTAATGTCTAAAATTATCGATAACGGTGTTGGAAAAGGAAATATAAGATATGTATGTATTATTGGAACAATTATGATTGTAGCTGCTTTCGCCTCTTTAACTTGTGGAGCCTTATCTGGTAAATATGCTGCAAAAGCTTCAGCTGGATTTGCTAGGAATTTAAGAAAAGGAATGTATTATAACATACAAGAGTTTTCTTTCTCAAATATAGATAAGTATTCTACAGCTGGTCTAATTACTAGATTAACTACAGATGTTACAAATGTTCAAAACGCCTTTCAAATGATAATAAGGATGTTTGCAAGAGCACCTATCATGTTAATTTCCGCTATGGCTATGTGTTTTTACATAAACGCTAAGCTATCACTAGTATTTTTAGGTGCTATAATCTTTCTTGGCATTTGTTTGTATTTTATTATGACTACTGTACATCCATACTTTCAAAAAGTTTTCAGGAAATATGACGAACTAAATGCAAGTGTACAGGAAAATTTAACCTCAATTCGTGCTGTAAAAGCCTATGTAAGAGAAGATCATGAGATTGATAAATTCCATGATGCTTCTGGTATTCTATACAAGTATTTTGTAAAAGCAGAAAAAGTTATTATTTTAAATGCTCCTTTAATGCAATTTACAGTATATACTTGCATATTACTTTTATCTTGGCTTGGAGCAAAAATGATTGTCTCAAAATCTATGACAACGGGTCAGCTAATGAGCTTATTTACATATACAACCAATATAATGATAAGCTTAATGGTTATATCAATGGTATTTGTAATGGTAATTATGGCCAAGTCCTCTGCTGAAAGAATTGTTGAAGTTCTGGACGAGCAAAGTAATTTAGCTAATCCTGAAAATCCTATCTTTGAAGTAAAAGATGGTGCTATATCATTTTCTAATGTTGATTTTGGATACTCAAAAGACAAAATACTCTTAGAGAATATAAATCTAAATATAAATTCTGGTGAAACTATAGGTATTATAGGAGGAACCGGTAGTGCAAAATCCACCTTCGTTCAGCTTATCCCAAGACTATATGATGTAACACGAGGAAGCATTACTGTTGGTGGCATTGATATTAGAAAATATGATATAGAAACTCTTAGGAATGAAGTTTCCATGGTTCTTCAGAAGAATGTATTATTTTCTGGAACAATAAAAGAAAATTTAAGATGGGGAAACAAAAATGCTACTGATGAAGAATTAATAGACGCATGTAGGCAAGCTCAAGCTGAGGAATTTATCGAAACTCTTCCTGATAAATACGATACCTTTATCGAAGAGGGTGGAAACAATGTATCTGGTGGTCAAAAGCAAAGACTTTGTATTGCTAGAGCCCTCCTTAAAAAGCCTAAGATCCTAATTTTAGATGACTCAACTAGTGCCGTAGATACTAAAACAGATGCTCTTATTAGAAAAGCTTTCAAAGAAACTATACCTAATACTACAAAAATTATCATAGCTCAGCGTATATCCTCAGTAGAAGATGCAAACAGAATTATAGTTCTAAATGATGGAAAAATAGATGCTTTTGATACTCACGAAAACCTAATAAAAACAAATGAAATATATCGTGAAGTATATGAATCTCAAGTGAAGGGAGCTGATACGGATGAGTAA
- a CDS encoding MarR family winged helix-turn-helix transcriptional regulator, translating to MKNNVHIGKIILNLSNKISRQLNKDASTFGLTGVQARIIGFIHKNSNKRPLFQKDIEEELNIRRSSVTSALQLMEKKDYIKRISVCDDARLKKIVLTDKGLELDNKVYEAIHKMEQSLKDEFSDDEFNTLVNLIDRISKKIAD from the coding sequence ATGAAAAATAATGTACATATTGGTAAAATTATACTTAATCTTTCTAATAAAATTAGCAGGCAATTAAATAAAGATGCATCAACCTTTGGTCTTACAGGTGTTCAAGCTAGAATTATTGGTTTTATACATAAGAACTCTAATAAAAGGCCTCTATTTCAGAAAGATATCGAAGAGGAACTTAATATTAGACGGTCTTCCGTCACAAGTGCACTTCAATTGATGGAAAAAAAAGATTACATTAAAAGAATAAGCGTATGTGATGATGCTCGGTTAAAGAAAATAGTTCTTACAGATAAGGGACTAGAACTAGATAATAAAGTGTACGAAGCTATTCATAAGATGGAACAATCTCTAAAAGATGAATTTAGTGATGATGAATTTAATACATTAGTTAATTTAATTGATAGAATTTCCAAAAAAATTGCTGATTAA
- a CDS encoding methyltransferase family protein has product MMLLIIFSICCLLVVSIRIQVHKSQKMSKLSKRDLKLILISFLVIAVFCTISYKLNIKYDYRYSYVVGVIIFYLFSLFIHRKALKDLGRKNWADSSKPREDAELITTGLYSIIRHPIYLSFMLEGISVSLVSPYFIGLGVCECSLCFYRIKLSKEEEYLEERYGEEYIKYKEKVKYRIIPFIY; this is encoded by the coding sequence ATGATGCTTTTGATAATATTCTCCATTTGCTGTTTATTAGTAGTGTCTATTAGAATACAAGTACATAAATCTCAAAAAATGTCCAAGCTAAGTAAAAGAGATTTGAAGCTTATTTTAATTTCATTTTTAGTAATAGCTGTATTTTGTACTATAAGCTATAAACTTAATATAAAATATGATTATAGATATTCATATGTAGTAGGTGTAATTATATTTTATTTATTTTCTCTTTTTATACATAGGAAGGCACTTAAGGATTTAGGCAGGAAAAATTGGGCGGATTCATCTAAACCTAGGGAGGATGCAGAGCTTATTACTACAGGATTGTACTCAATTATAAGACATCCTATATATTTATCATTTATGTTAGAAGGAATATCAGTTAGTTTAGTATCTCCTTATTTTATTGGCTTAGGAGTTTGTGAATGTTCTCTATGTTTTTATAGAATTAAGCTCTCTAAGGAAGAAGAATATTTAGAAGAAAGATATGGAGAGGAATATATTAAATATAAAGAAAAGGTTAAGTACAGAATAATTCCCTTTATTTATTAA
- a CDS encoding LysR family transcriptional regulator, which produces MEFRQLSYFISAAKYLSFTKAAEEHYVAQTAISQQISSLEKHLNVKLFIRSNRTVQLTEAGRVLLREANLITSKVAEAEAKTKEAALGFEGTLNIGTAGPSERRVLPVMLKRFHELYPKISINIIRGGYKKLVEDLKSNYLDVIFVFPYEVEDIKGIEYRKMFSYKIYMAVSKEHKLAQYKKIDVKKIVNEKFVIVSEDEAPKTIEQYKKNCEKDKFQLNIVAKCKSLESMLVMVEAGIGIALVPSCLVDRSNENISYVKLENSKQVVEIGLAWQRESNNPTTKLFLNVVDELHIKKQKK; this is translated from the coding sequence ATGGAATTTAGGCAGCTAAGTTATTTTATATCTGCAGCTAAGTATTTAAGCTTTACTAAAGCAGCAGAAGAACATTATGTTGCACAAACAGCTATAAGCCAGCAAATTTCATCCTTGGAAAAGCATCTGAATGTAAAGTTGTTTATAAGGAGTAATCGTACAGTTCAGTTAACAGAAGCAGGAAGAGTGCTTTTAAGAGAAGCTAATTTAATAACTTCAAAGGTGGCTGAGGCAGAAGCCAAAACAAAAGAAGCAGCACTGGGTTTTGAAGGAACGTTAAATATAGGAACTGCAGGACCCAGTGAAAGAAGGGTTTTACCTGTAATGCTTAAGCGTTTTCATGAATTGTACCCTAAAATATCTATAAATATTATTAGAGGTGGATATAAAAAACTGGTAGAGGATTTAAAAAGTAATTATTTAGATGTGATTTTTGTTTTTCCATATGAAGTAGAGGATATAAAAGGCATAGAATATAGGAAAATGTTTAGCTATAAGATTTATATGGCGGTAAGCAAGGAACATAAATTAGCACAATATAAAAAAATTGATGTGAAAAAAATAGTAAATGAAAAATTTGTGATAGTTAGTGAAGACGAAGCACCAAAAACAATAGAGCAGTATAAAAAAAACTGTGAAAAAGATAAATTTCAATTAAATATAGTAGCTAAGTGTAAATCTTTAGAAAGTATGCTCGTTATGGTTGAGGCTGGTATAGGAATTGCATTGGTTCCAAGTTGTCTGGTGGATAGGTCTAACGAAAACATTTCCTATGTTAAGCTTGAAAACAGCAAACAAGTTGTTGAGATAGGGCTTGCTTGGCAAAGAGAGAGTAATAATCCTACAACTAAGCTTTTTTTAAATGTAGTTGATGAATTGCATATAAAGAAGCAAAAAAAGTAA
- a CDS encoding FAD-dependent oxidoreductase: MNNYENIFKPIKIGNVLVKNRIEVSPAEPFLASQDGYVTREFIEWTRTMAKGGAGIVTIGDSPVNEEYAKVSRYVIDMSKDTIVNGLYSLTEIIHRYGAKASVELNLRTNYTPTDMTKEKIKQVINDFASAAFRCKEAGMDMVMIHGGHGHLIAQFFSPFYNKRTDEYSTSSMENRTRFAKEILDAVREKIGQDMAIEYRISADELNKNGVGVNEALEFAKLIEDKIDLIHVSVGDLYKTEVIPFMIQPTYIPRGINVYYAEAFKKALKVPVTTVGSLDMDMAEKIISNKKADIVAMIRSFIADPNLVNKTKYGEEKTIRPCIRCTACVGQSPHAYCLPIRCAVNPMNGRELEFMNLPMPLVKKKVVVIGGGPAGMEVARDAAKRGHRVVIMEKTDELGGALKLASANPLKRDMKKYLCWAVNMTKENSNIEVRLNTEATRDNVKAENPDAVVIAVGSEVFIPKIQGIDKKNVIMAMEVQDRKKKIGDKIVVVGAGLTGSEIALELAREGKKVSLVDARGLEDIDKNSPAIATSTLRSMLSSEEVKTITGIKLKEITDKSAIFVDENLETHVISCDTVILSLGVKPRIEAVREFDDLVREMYVIGDCNNENGNLMKATTEGFFAAMSI, translated from the coding sequence GTGAACAATTATGAGAATATATTTAAGCCTATTAAAATAGGTAATGTGCTAGTGAAAAATAGAATAGAGGTGTCACCAGCAGAACCGTTTTTAGCTTCACAGGATGGGTATGTAACACGAGAATTTATTGAATGGACAAGAACTATGGCTAAGGGTGGAGCAGGTATTGTAACTATAGGTGATAGCCCGGTTAATGAAGAGTATGCAAAAGTATCACGTTATGTAATTGATATGTCAAAAGACACAATTGTAAATGGATTATATTCTCTTACAGAGATAATTCACAGATACGGCGCAAAAGCTTCCGTAGAATTGAACTTAAGGACAAATTATACACCAACAGATATGACAAAGGAGAAGATAAAGCAGGTTATAAATGATTTTGCCAGTGCAGCATTTCGATGTAAAGAGGCAGGCATGGATATGGTAATGATACATGGAGGCCATGGGCATTTGATTGCTCAATTTTTTTCGCCTTTTTATAATAAACGTACAGATGAATATAGTACTTCAAGTATGGAGAATAGAACAAGATTTGCCAAGGAGATTTTAGATGCAGTAAGAGAAAAAATAGGACAAGATATGGCAATAGAATATCGTATAAGTGCAGATGAATTAAACAAAAATGGTGTAGGCGTAAATGAAGCTTTGGAATTTGCTAAATTAATTGAGGATAAAATAGATTTAATACATGTTTCTGTAGGAGACTTATATAAGACAGAAGTAATACCTTTTATGATACAACCTACATATATTCCACGAGGAATTAATGTTTATTATGCAGAAGCATTTAAAAAGGCTTTAAAAGTTCCTGTGACTACTGTTGGATCACTTGATATGGATATGGCTGAAAAGATAATATCTAATAAAAAAGCGGATATAGTTGCAATGATTAGGTCTTTTATTGCAGACCCTAATCTTGTAAATAAAACTAAGTATGGAGAGGAAAAAACTATAAGACCATGTATAAGATGTACTGCATGTGTTGGACAGTCTCCACATGCATATTGTCTTCCTATAAGGTGTGCGGTTAATCCTATGAATGGACGAGAGTTAGAATTTATGAATTTACCTATGCCTTTGGTTAAGAAGAAGGTTGTAGTTATTGGAGGAGGTCCAGCTGGAATGGAGGTCGCAAGAGATGCGGCTAAAAGAGGTCATAGAGTAGTTATTATGGAGAAAACAGATGAGCTTGGTGGTGCACTTAAATTAGCTTCGGCAAATCCGTTAAAAAGAGATATGAAAAAATATTTATGTTGGGCAGTTAATATGACTAAAGAAAATTCAAATATAGAAGTAAGATTAAATACTGAAGCAACTAGGGACAATGTAAAAGCAGAAAATCCAGATGCTGTAGTTATTGCTGTTGGTTCAGAGGTGTTTATACCAAAAATTCAGGGCATAGACAAGAAGAATGTAATAATGGCTATGGAAGTTCAAGATAGAAAGAAAAAAATAGGGGATAAGATTGTGGTTGTTGGTGCAGGACTTACAGGAAGTGAAATTGCACTAGAGCTTGCGCGAGAGGGTAAAAAAGTTAGTCTTGTAGATGCTAGAGGATTAGAGGATATCGATAAAAATTCTCCAGCTATAGCAACATCAACCCTAAGGTCAATGTTGTCTAGTGAAGAAGTAAAAACAATTACTGGTATAAAGCTGAAGGAAATTACAGATAAGAGTGCTATATTTGTTGACGAAAATTTAGAAACGCATGTAATATCATGCGACACTGTAATTCTTTCATTAGGAGTAAAGCCAAGAATAGAAGCTGTGCGTGAATTTGATGATTTAGTACGTGAAATGTATGTAATAGGAGATTGTAATAATGAGAATGGAAATCTTATGAAGGCTACAACTGAGGGATTTTTTGCAGCAATGAGTATATAG
- a CDS encoding acyl-CoA thioesterase/bile acid-CoA:amino acid N-acyltransferase family protein, whose amino-acid sequence MKNINIIIEPKCSMIDEKVSIIINGLYPFQEVKIKAYSLDYYRLGVKNNDPNNWKWVKKTCFSSFAVFKADLNGNVNLSLQAPLKGSYTGVDVMGLFWSMKSHYTEDYNLGKNLSSSPSLSSMNVIFEVEVNEKRIASSTCKKLFIDSDVHCEYVTENKLVGKYFSKKNSKIKNGIIVLSGSEGGIHNASQIAALLASHGYPALALAYFGMDNLPDTLKEIQLEYFEKAIDWIIQKGDINPNKLIVFGRSRGGELALLLGSTFKKIASVITVSGSPISFKTKTQKFSSWQYKNKDIPQLKLKINILSFLLNAFVSKIKRKDINFSKIYDSNIKNFDKIKDYIMPIENINGPILMVSGYNDSVWPSSKLCQLGMHRLSLKKFDFNHILLNYKAGHHMYFPYQPIYFSNTPNEDMAHSNQESWCKILEFLSAI is encoded by the coding sequence ATGAAAAACATAAATATTATCATAGAACCTAAATGTTCCATGATAGATGAAAAAGTTTCTATCATAATTAATGGACTCTACCCTTTTCAGGAAGTAAAAATAAAGGCGTATTCTTTAGATTATTACAGACTAGGTGTTAAAAACAATGATCCAAACAACTGGAAATGGGTAAAAAAAACATGCTTCAGCTCCTTTGCGGTTTTCAAAGCTGACCTTAACGGAAACGTAAATTTATCTCTTCAAGCTCCTCTTAAAGGTTCTTATACTGGAGTTGATGTAATGGGATTATTCTGGTCTATGAAGTCCCATTACACCGAAGACTACAATTTAGGAAAAAATTTATCCTCCTCTCCATCTTTAAGCTCTATGAATGTTATCTTTGAAGTTGAAGTTAACGAAAAAAGGATAGCTTCTTCGACCTGTAAAAAACTTTTTATTGACTCAGATGTACATTGCGAATACGTTACAGAAAACAAATTAGTTGGAAAATACTTTAGTAAGAAAAATTCTAAAATAAAAAATGGCATAATTGTATTAAGTGGCTCAGAAGGCGGTATACACAATGCATCACAAATAGCTGCTTTATTAGCCTCTCATGGCTACCCAGCTTTAGCCTTAGCTTATTTTGGAATGGACAATCTCCCAGACACGCTAAAAGAGATCCAACTTGAATATTTTGAAAAAGCTATAGATTGGATAATACAGAAAGGGGATATAAATCCTAATAAACTCATTGTATTTGGAAGATCTAGAGGTGGTGAACTAGCCTTACTTCTAGGTAGTACTTTCAAAAAAATCGCATCAGTAATCACTGTATCAGGAAGTCCTATTTCATTTAAAACTAAAACTCAAAAATTTTCTAGCTGGCAATATAAAAACAAAGACATTCCTCAGCTCAAACTAAAAATTAATATTTTATCTTTTTTATTAAATGCTTTTGTATCCAAAATAAAAAGAAAGGATATTAACTTTTCAAAGATATATGATAGTAATATAAAAAACTTCGATAAGATTAAAGATTACATAATGCCTATAGAAAACATAAATGGTCCTATATTAATGGTATCTGGATACAACGATAGTGTATGGCCTTCAAGCAAACTATGTCAGTTAGGTATGCATAGACTTAGTTTGAAGAAATTTGATTTTAACCACATCCTTTTAAATTATAAAGCTGGGCACCATATGTACTTTCCATATCAACCTATATATTTCTCCAACACACCAAATGAAGATATGGCTCATTCAAACCAAGAAAGTTGGTGTAAAATATTGGAGTTTTTAAGTGCTATTTAA
- a CDS encoding HsmA family protein yields the protein MLIYAIITITLALVFYTTGVFSEKKHGNLKKIYVYIFWCGLIFDITGTTLMSTLSKNSFEFNFHGITGLIAILLMFFHVIWATIVLIKNNERAKANFHKLSIIVWLIWLIPYISGMILGMKK from the coding sequence ATGTTAATCTATGCAATAATTACCATAACCCTAGCTCTTGTATTTTATACAACTGGTGTATTTAGTGAAAAAAAACACGGTAATTTAAAGAAGATTTATGTATACATATTTTGGTGTGGTTTAATATTCGATATTACCGGAACAACTTTAATGAGTACACTCTCTAAAAATAGTTTTGAATTTAACTTTCATGGAATAACTGGACTAATTGCAATTCTTTTAATGTTTTTTCATGTAATATGGGCGACAATTGTATTAATCAAAAACAACGAAAGAGCCAAAGCAAATTTTCATAAGTTAAGTATTATTGTATGGCTTATTTGGCTTATACCATATATTTCAGGTATGATTCTAGGCATGAAAAAATAG
- the nudC gene encoding NAD(+) diphosphatase, which produces MSKFKIISDVNRIMKSNDLCFAFFKGSILVRRENNNTYIPTFEEIESFKIKCDREVFLGEIEGVACFGMEILSKVGLPKSIEFLNLRELMSLMKEEVFLAAGRASEILSWNGKHKFCGNCGERTEDKKDEIAKVCPNCNNVIYPVICPAVIVGIVKEDKILLAHNSNFKNNMYALISGFVESGENLENAVRREIFEEVGIKVKNIRYFNSSAWPFPNSLMLGFFAEYESGEIKVDGEEITAANWFCKDEFPDIPGRGTIARRIIDKFIEQV; this is translated from the coding sequence ATGAGTAAGTTTAAAATAATATCTGATGTAAATAGAATTATGAAGTCAAATGACTTGTGTTTTGCCTTTTTTAAGGGAAGTATACTTGTAAGAAGAGAGAATAACAATACATATATTCCTACCTTTGAGGAAATAGAGTCTTTCAAGATTAAGTGTGATAGAGAAGTTTTTCTAGGTGAAATTGAGGGTGTAGCTTGTTTTGGAATGGAGATTTTAAGTAAAGTTGGTCTTCCGAAAAGTATTGAGTTTTTGAATTTAAGAGAGCTTATGTCTTTGATGAAAGAGGAAGTATTTTTGGCGGCAGGAAGAGCAAGTGAAATATTAAGTTGGAATGGTAAACATAAATTTTGTGGAAATTGTGGAGAGAGAACAGAGGATAAAAAAGATGAGATAGCTAAAGTTTGCCCAAATTGCAATAATGTAATTTATCCTGTGATTTGTCCAGCTGTAATAGTTGGAATTGTAAAAGAAGATAAAATACTTTTAGCCCATAATAGTAATTTTAAAAATAATATGTATGCTTTGATTTCAGGCTTTGTTGAGTCAGGAGAAAATTTGGAAAATGCAGTTAGAAGAGAGATTTTTGAAGAGGTTGGTATAAAAGTTAAAAATATAAGATATTTTAATAGTTCAGCATGGCCATTTCCTAATTCACTTATGTTAGGTTTTTTTGCAGAATATGAATCTGGCGAGATAAAAGTTGATGGAGAAGAGATAACTGCTGCCAATTGGTTTTGTAAGGATGAGTTTCCGGACATACCTGGCAGAGGAACCATAGCAAGAAGAATAATTGATAAATTTATTGAACAAGTTTAG
- a CDS encoding putative quinol monooxygenase — translation MIKVVAKKFIKEDKITEALKRAKELVELTVAKDEGCIKYEVYQDLKDKSILTIIEEWEDMDKLNKHMQKEHFKRIVPVIEEFTAKKGDTNIYTKIL, via the coding sequence ATGATAAAAGTAGTTGCGAAAAAATTTATAAAGGAAGATAAAATAACCGAGGCTTTAAAGAGGGCAAAGGAGTTGGTAGAACTTACAGTTGCCAAAGATGAAGGTTGCATAAAATATGAAGTGTATCAAGATTTAAAGGATAAGTCTATTCTTACTATTATTGAAGAATGGGAAGATATGGACAAGCTAAACAAACATATGCAAAAAGAACATTTTAAAAGAATAGTACCTGTTATAGAAGAATTTACAGCGAAAAAAGGAGATACAAACATATATACGAAAATATTATAA